A window of the Candidatus Thermoplasmatota archaeon genome harbors these coding sequences:
- a CDS encoding iron chelate uptake ABC transporter family permease subunit yields MVALIGTGLPTDDGQAPTRLRGKRFLIICALGALLVITAFIAILVGTLGPIGPGIPEKITFSEAVKGIFTNSKYHWVFWNVRMPRVLLAGLVGAALACSGTAMQAIFRNSMADPFVIGVSSGAAVGATVAGMLGLGAVLGILAAPMFAFVSAVVAAFSVYALGSVRGKVYVDSLLLSGVAVAAFLGAIVSFLIYFARLQYHQLIFWLLGSLTLASWDIVQILVFPVIAGAVVVFLYGRDLDALLLGEETAHNLGANPEFLKKLMLFVSALMAAAAVAFVGVIGFVGLIIPHISRLIVGSNHRTLVPAATLAGAIFLIAADMLARTAVAPTELPVGIITALCGGPFFLYLLRRNSMGRER; encoded by the coding sequence GTGGTCGCACTGATCGGAACCGGGTTGCCCACCGATGACGGGCAGGCTCCCACGCGCTTGAGGGGCAAGCGATTCCTTATCATATGCGCGCTGGGCGCTCTCCTCGTCATAACAGCTTTCATAGCCATACTGGTGGGCACGCTCGGCCCGATAGGCCCGGGGATCCCAGAGAAGATCACGTTTTCAGAAGCGGTGAAGGGGATCTTCACCAATTCCAAATATCACTGGGTTTTTTGGAATGTGAGGATGCCAAGAGTTCTCTTGGCGGGGTTGGTCGGAGCCGCCCTCGCGTGCTCGGGCACTGCGATGCAAGCGATTTTCAGGAACTCGATGGCCGATCCCTTCGTGATCGGGGTCTCATCCGGAGCTGCCGTTGGCGCCACGGTCGCAGGGATGCTGGGACTGGGAGCGGTGCTTGGAATCCTCGCCGCCCCGATGTTCGCATTCGTGTCGGCGGTTGTCGCCGCCTTTTCTGTCTATGCGCTCGGCTCTGTGAGAGGCAAGGTCTATGTCGATTCCCTGCTTCTCTCTGGGGTGGCGGTCGCGGCCTTCCTCGGAGCGATAGTCTCATTCCTGATATACTTCGCGAGACTGCAGTATCACCAGCTGATCTTCTGGCTCCTTGGGAGCCTTACTCTTGCGAGCTGGGACATTGTGCAGATCCTTGTGTTCCCGGTGATTGCTGGAGCTGTTGTCGTCTTCCTCTACGGCAGAGATCTGGACGCGTTGTTGCTGGGCGAGGAGACCGCGCACAATCTCGGCGCCAACCCCGAGTTCCTGAAGAAGTTGATGCTATTCGTGTCGGCGCTGATGGCTGCCGCCGCAGTGGCGTTCGTCGGAGTCATAGGTTTTGTCGGCCTGATAATACCGCACATATCGAGATTGATTGTCGGGTCGAACCATAGGACCCTGGTGCCCGCTGCCACTCTAGCCGGGGCGATCTTCCTCATAGCGGCGGACATGCTAGCTCGGACGGCTGTGGCGCCGACGGAGCTGCCTGTGGGAATCATCACCGCGCTCTGCGGCGGACCTTTCTTCCTGTACCTGCTCCGCAGAAACAGCATGGGGCGTGAGCGGTGA